The window TTGTATTTGCAACAAATATAAAATATGGAAGCAGGCAGTCATTTTCGTCAACTACAGAAAAATACCTCTGATGTTCGCGCATTGCATTTACAACAACCTCTTTTGGTAAACTCAAAAACTCTTTATCAAAACTCCCCATAAGCGCTTGAGGATATTCAACCAGATATGCAACCTCTTCCAACAAAGCATCATCCTTCAAAACCCTTGCCCCTTGCCCCTTGCCCCTTGCCCCTCTCAAAGACTTTTCAATCTCTCTGGCAATGATATTCTTTCGCTCACACGGGTCAATTATTACAGATGCCTCTTTTGTCTTTTTAAGATATGTTCTTATGCTGTCAACCCTAAATGGTTTGGGGCTTAAAAATCTGTGTCCATAGGAAAGGTTGCTGCTTTTTATATGCCCTAATTTGAAAGGTATAATATCTTTGCCAAATATAGCGCAAAGCCAGTGGACAGGTCTTGCAAAGGTTACATCCCAGTCGCCCCATCTCATTGCCTTTGGAAATGGGATAGAGCCTATGACATTTGGCAGGATTTCTAAAAGGATAATCTCTGTCTTTTTCCCTTTTATCTCTTTTCTTATGCAAAGATACTCACCTTTTGGCGTCTCTGCAATCTTTAACTCGCTTACCTTAACACCCTGAGATTTTGCAAAGCCCTCTGCTGCCTTTGTAGGTCTGCCGTTTTCATCAAAAGCAGATTTTTTTGCAGGGCCTGTTAATGTAGTTTCTTTATCAGGCTGTTTTTCATCAAGAGATTCAACAAGGACTACAAGCCGTCGTGGTGTTCCAAAAGGCTTTATGCCTTTAAATCCAAGACCACTTTCATCCGATGCCTGTTTAATCAATCTGGAAAAGGATTCAAGAGCCTTTGGAATAAAAGCGGCTGGTATTTCTTCAGTTCCAATCTCTACAAGTAGGTCTTTTGGCATAGGTTTTAGGTTATGGGTTCTAGGTTTCAGGTGTTAGGTGTCAGGTTTCAGTAAAACCTAGCACCTGTAATTTACCAAATCCATACTTCTTTGCAAGATTTTTTTGGTATGAGGTATTTACTGAGGTATTTACAATCTTGCCTTTTCCCCAAAAATCAATGTCTATTTTTTTTTTTTTTTTAAGCCTTGTTATATGCTATTTTGGACTTGATAGTGGTAAAGGTCTTGAGTATTTAGAAGTAAGGCAAGGGGTGTATGCTATTGGAAAGGTATCCTACTTTAAGAGAGAGGATTGTAGATAGTATTAAAGAGGCGGTTATCAAGGGCAGCCTCAAGCCGGGTGAAAGGGTGCCAGAGCCTGAACTTGCTGAGAGGTTTGGCATAAGCAGAACGCCGATAAGAGAGGCATTCAGGCAGCTTGAAATAGAAGGTTTTATAACTGTAACACCCAGAAAAGGGGCTATTGTAAGCCCGATAACAGATAAGGATGTAAGGGATTTCTATGGAATCAAGGGTGTGCTTGAGGGTTATGCAGCAAAGACATCCTGCCATAAGTTGACAGAAAAAGACCTTCAAAAGATGGAGCATCTTAATGAACTTATGATGAGGTGTGCAGAAAAAAATGATGCAAAGACATTTTCCAAAATTGACAACCAATTTCACGATGTGTTTCTGAAGGCAGGCGGTAATGAGAAACTATGGAAACTCCTGCATAATCTTGTCCAACAGTTTGAAAGATTTAGGATGGCATCTATATCGCTGCCGGGCAGGATGAAGGGGTCTATAAAACAGCATGGGGATATAATAAATGCCTTTAGAAGAAAGGATGTAGACCTTGTTGAGAGACTTGTAAAACTGAATGCAGAAAAAGGGGCGGAGCTGCTTGTAAAGGAGATATTAAAGGAAAGATAAACCCAGATTCTGCACGAATATGACCCTATTTTATAAACCTACCCTAAAAGATTTAAACGAAAGACTTGATATATACCTTTCAAAAAAGATACCTGATATAAGCCGTTCCCAAATAAAAAAACTGATAGACAGTGGTAATGTATTATTAAACAATCTCCCTGCAAAATCAGGCTCTAAACTCAAGGATACGGATGTTATTAGTGTATGCATTCCTGAAATAAGACCGTTAGATGTAGTCCCTGAAAATATTCCGCTAGATATCCTTTATGAAGATAAATCAATAATTGTGGTCAATAAACCAGCAGGTATGGTTGTCCATGCGGGCAGCGGTAATACAGAAAAGACACTTGTAAATGCACTTCTTTATCACTGCAAAGACCTGTCAGGTATAAACGGGATTTTAAGGCCAGGCATTGTCCACAGGCTTGACAAAGATACATCAGGCACTATGGTGGCTGCAAAAAATGATAATGCACATAAATCCATTGCAAGACAGTTCAAGGAACATACTGTGGTCAAAAGATATATTGCGATTGTATGGGGTATTGTTAAAGACAATGAAGGGAGGGTTGATTTGCCAATAGGAAGACATATCACTGTTAGACAGAGGATGTCTGTGAAAACAAAGAAGGGCAGAAGGGCTGTAACATATTATAAGGTTCTGCGGAGGTTTAACAATTTTACACTCCTTGAAATCAGGATTGAAACAGGCAGAACCCATCAGATAAGGGTGCACCTTTCCTCCACACACCACCCTGTGGTGGGAGATTATGTTTACGGTAAAAAAAGCATACCTGCCTCACTGCATCCTGAAGTCTGTTCAGCCGTTCAAGGATTAAAAAGGCAGGCATTGCATTCGTCTGTTCTTGGTTTTATCCATCCCGATACATGCAGATATATAGAATTTGCAAGTCCCCTGCCAGATGATATGGACACTGTAATAAAAACTCTGGGGAAGGCAGATACAAAGTAAAAGATTGACTTTATAGGAGAGTTTGGGTATCTTTTGTGAGGGTTTTATAACAATAATGACAGGATGCCTATGGGAAAACTAACTTATAAAAGTGCTGGTGTGGATATAAAGGAAGGCGAGAAACTTGTAAATCTGATAAAACCTATGGCAGGCACAACAATCAGGAAAGAGGTGCTTGGAGGGATAGGGGGTTTTGGTGCGTTCTTTGCCATTGATACAAAGAGATACAGGGAGCCTGTAATTGTATCATCAACTGATGGTGTTGGCACAAAACTGAAACTCGCATTTATGATGGACAGGCACGATACAATTGGGATTGACCTTGTTGCAATGGGTGTAAATGATATTATTGTAAGCGGTGCAGAACCTTTATTCTTCCTTGATTATTTTGCAACAGGCAGACTTCATGCAAAAAAGGCATCACTTGTAATAAAGGGAATCGTAAAAGGGTGTAAAGAGGCTGAATGCAGCCTTGTCGGCGGCGAGACAGCAGAGATGCCTGACTTTTATAATAAAGGCGAATATGACCTTGCAGGCTTTTCCGTAGGTGTCGTTGAAAGAGAGGCTATAATAGACGGCTCTCTTATAAAGTCCGGGGATAAGGTCATCGGACTTGGTTCCAGCGGTCTGCACAGCAACGGGTTCTCCCTTGCCAGAAGGGTCTTGTTTGAAAAACTTGGACTGGATGTAAAAGATAGTGTGACAGGTCTAAAAAGAACAATCGGCGAAGAACTCCTAACCCCAACAAAGATTTATGTGCAAACCATAAAGGCACTTTTAAAGGATTTCAGGATAAAGGGGATTGCCCATATTACAGGCGGCGGTATGATTGAAAATATCCCAAGGATACTCCCTAAAAATATTAAGGTAGTCATAGCAAAAGATATGTGGGAAATGCCGTTTATATTCAGATTTATTCAGGACACAGGCAAAATTGATTTATCAGAGATGTTCAGGACATTTAACTGTGGGATAGGCATGGTGCTAATAGTTGCAGATGAGATATCCGGCAGGGTTATGCAAAAACTCAAACAGATAAGACAGACTGCGTATTTGATAGGAGAGGTAGAGCGTAAAACAAAGGGAGAAAAAACAGTCCTAATAACATGATAAATCTAGGTGTTCTGGTATCCGGAAGCGGGACAAACCTTCAGGCAATAATAGACGCAATTGAGGCGAAAAAACTCAAGTGCAGCATAGGTGTTGTGATAAGCAATAGTCATGGTGCCTATGCTGTTCATAGGGCAAAAAGGCATAATATCCCTGTTGAAATAATACCTAATAACATTGCAAACACCCGTGAAGATTATGATACGATTATTATAGATACCCTTAAAAGATATTCTGTAGACCTTGTTGTTATGGCAGGGTTTATGAGGCTGCTTACCCCAAAATTTGTAAGGGCATTCCCCATGCGGATTATGAATATCCATCCTGCGCTCCTGCCTGCCTTCCCTGGTCTTAATGTGCAAAGAAAGGCTGTTGAATACGGCGTGAAGTTTTCAGGCGCTACTGTTCATTTTGTTGATGAGGGGGTTGATACTGGTCCTATAATTATTCAGTCTGCTGTGCCTGTTTATGATGATGATACAGCAGAAACACTCCGCCAGAGAATCTTGAAAGAGGAACATAAAATATACCCTTATGCGATTCAACTTTTCGTTGAAGGAAGGCTTGAGGTTAAGGGCAGAAGGGTTATTGTAAAAGAACATCCGAAGATAAAAGGCAGTATGCAAAATCCTTGTTATGCAGATGATTAATTTATTTTAAGGATAAAGGATATGAACACTATAGGGGTTGGTTATTCAACAGAACATGACGCACTTAAGGCTGGCAGGGTATCTACTGAAAATGCCATTCATGAATTAGGCGGAAAACCATCCCTTTTTGTTGTCTTTGCCGCCTCTGGTTATGACCTTTCCTCGCTTATTCAAGGTATAAAATCAGTTTCAAAAAAGACCCCGGTTATAGGCTCATCAATGGGCGGCTGTCTGCATTCAAAAGGATACTATGCAGGAGATGGTGTATGTGTTGGCGCTATAAAGGCAAAGGATGTCTATACCTTTTATAGAGAAGGGATTTCAAAGGGTGGTAGTCCGGGAAAGGATATAGGAGATGACCTCTGGACCAAGGTAAAAGACAGAAAGGGCAACCCGCTTTTATTTTTGCTTTTTGACGGCAATAGTCCCGGCATTACCAACACATTAAGGGACATTTACAGAACCATTGATACAACATGCAATTATTTTGGAGGCGGTGCAGGTAGTAATGTTGACAACATTGATGCGTATCAATTTACTGATACAACTATTATGCAAGATGCATGTGTTGGAGCATTATGTTTTTTTGAAAAAAAATATTCAACAGGTGTTGCACATGGTTTTAAACCCATGAGTTCTCCTATGCTCGTAACAAAGACTAAAGGAAACTTAATCACTGAACTGGACTGGCAGTCTCCATTAAAGGTTTATAAAGAGATTATAGGTGAGGATAAACCATGCTCTATTCTTGGGCTTAATTATCCATTAGGCATAATGAGGATGAGGGGAGATCGTCTGATAAGGGACCCAATAAAAGAGGATGGGGATTATATACAACTATTCTGCGGTATAGAAGAAAATACAGTTGTTCAGATAATGAAAGGTAGTAAAAAGGATATACTTGATGCTGAGAGGTCTGCAATAAAAAAGGCTTTATCAGAAATAAAGGGTAAGGCAGGCGGAGGAATAATTTTTTCCTGCATATCAAGGTACGCACTTTTAAAAGATAAGTATGGCGAAGAGATGAAAATTATAAAAGAACTTATCGGAGATGTGCCATTTTTCGGGTGTATGAGTTTTGGAGAGGTAGGCATACTTGACCTTGGTATGCCTATGTTTCATAATAAAACGTTTTCATGCCTCTTGTTTGAGAAATAGGTAATTAGTGTTATGCTTATAAAAAATAGCGACAAGATAACAACCCTGTCAGTGATGTATGAAATCATATCCTCTATGGGAAAGACTATGGATTGGAGGGAGGAGATAAGACACTTTCTTGAAAAGGTATCTTTCTTCTTCGGATATGAGGTTGCCTCTTTTTTAAGGTTTTCAACAAAGAAGAAAAAATTCTACCTTGAAGAAGTCATTGGCTTTCCAGAGGGGAAAGAACTTATTGAACATGAGATAGATTCAGGATACGGTGTTGAAGAGGTGATGGAAAGAGCGCCGTTTATAATCCAGTCCATTTCACCAAAAAATACCCCCTTCATCATGCACCCCATTTTAAGACCAATGGTAAGGTCGCTTGGATTTTTCCCTGTTAAAAGAGAAGATGATAAACTTTATGGGGTGGTCAGGCTTTTTAGTTTCAGAGAAGACGGCTTTCCTGATCCTTATCCCGCAATGATAACCTCTCTATGCAATAGTTTTTCACTTATTCTCTCACATATTGATGCAAAAAATGAAATTCTTGAAACAAAAGAAAAACTATTCCATTCACAAAAGATAGAGGCTATTGGAAGACTTGCAGGTGGTATTGCCCATAATTTCAATAACCTCCTCGCAATTGTAATGGGTTATGCCTCACTTCTTAAAGATAAAGAGGAAGAGCCAGCAAATATCATGGCATTAAATAACATCATATATGCTGCAGAAAGGGGAAAGACCCTTACATATAACCTTCTAGATTTTGCCCGTGCAGGTAAAATGGTAAAGGAACCTCTGTTACTTACAGAATTGCTTGATTCTGCACTGAATATAATAAAAGAGACTGTGGGAAAAGGAATAGTGGTTGATATGGGTATCTCTGCAAGTGTAAAGGTAAAAGGGGATAGGACTAAACTCTCTGATGCCTTTATGAGCATTATCTTTAACTCCATAGAGGCAATGCCAGAAGGTGGAAGAATGCAGGTGTGTTTAGTGCCGCCTAAAAAGAAAGAAAATATGGCGGTAATATCCTTCAGAGATACAGGGCATGGAATGAACAAGGAAACACTTGAAAGGGTATTTGAGCCATTTTTTACAACAAAGGAAATGGGTGCAGGGCTTGGACTTACAACAGCATATGGCATAATAAAAGAACACGGAGGATACATTAAAATAACCTCTAAACCGGGGAAGGGAACAGAGGTAAAGGTTTACCTGCCTGTAATAAAATAATGGAAGCGATTGTCCAAAAAATAGCCATACTTGCATTTCCTATACTCCTTGCAGTAACCCTGCATGAACTCGCACACGGCTGGGTTGCTGATAAACTTGGAGACCCTACGGCAAGACTTTTGGGAAGGCTTACGCTCAATCCAATAAAGCACCTTGACCCTGTCGGCACACTGGCTTTTATCATAACAGGAATGATAGGTTGGGCAAAACCTGTGCCTGTAAATCCGCTTAATTTAAAAGACCACAGGAAGGGTATGATGTGGGTTGCTTTGGCTGGTCCTGTAACAAATCTGTTTATTGCTGCGGTAAGCGCAATAATACTGCGGCTTACACTTAATACAGGTTTGCTCCTAAACCCATCATTTACCTTTATAACAGCGCCGCTTTTAATGATGCTCCATGCAAGCGTTATAATAAACATCGGTCTTGCTGTATTCAATTTTCTGCCCATACCGCCGCTTGATGGCGGCAGGGTGATGGCAGGGCTTCTGCCGTATAATATGGCAGAAACATATTCAAGGATAGAGCCTTACGGCTTTGTTATCCTAATCATCCTTATATTCACAAATTTTGTCCATATCGTCATATCGCCTATAATCCTTGCGATAGCAAGATTATTCCTTGGGGGAAATTTCTAAATGGCAAGGCGTATTCTGAGTGGGATGAGGCCTTCAGGCAAACTCCATCTTGGACACTATCACGGTGTGCTTAAAAACTGGCTGAAACTCCAAAACCTGTCCCCGAATGCTACTATCGGGGATGAATCAGAATGCCTTTTCTTTGTTGCTGACTGGCATGCCCTGACAACAGAATACAATGACCCAAAAAACATTCAGGAAAATATAAATGAGATGGTTATTGATTGGCTGTCGGTTGGCATACTGGGGACAGATTTAAAATCTGTCCCCAACTCAGCCATATTTCTTCAATCTGCTGTTAAGGAACATGCAGAACTCCACCTTTTATTATCAATGATAACACCAACTTCATGGCTTGAGAGAAACCCCACTTACAAGGAGCAGGTGGAAGAGGTAAAAGATAAGGATTTGCATACATACGGTTTTCTTGGTTATCCTGTTTTGCAGACAGCTGATATAATTATTTATAAGGCAAATGCTGTTCCTGTGGGCATTGACCAGGCGCCTCATCTTGAACTCTCAAGAGAAATCACAAGGAGGTTCAATTTCCTTTACGGCGAAACATTTCCTGAGCCACAGACCTTGCTAACGGAAACGCCAAAACTTTTAGGCACAGACGGCAGAAAGATGAGCAAGAGTTATAACAATGCAATATTTTTATCAGACCCGCCTGATGCGATTGAGAAAAAGATTTTGCCGATGTTCACAGACCCTGCAAGGAAAAGAAGGACAGATGTCGGCAATCCTGAAATCTGCCCTGTGTTTTTCCTGCACAAGATATATTCTTCTGCTGATGTAATCCAAAGGGTTGACGAAGGATGCAGAACCGCTGGCATCGGCTGTATAGAGTGCAAGAAATTTGTGATTCCAAAGATCATAGAGGAATTAAAGCCGATACAGGAAAAAAGGGCGGAGATTGTGAAAAACCCTGATATTGTGAATGATGTGCTGAACAAGGGAAATGAAAAGGCAAAAAAGATTGCAAAGGAAACAATGGAAGAAGTGAGGAAGGTATTGCATCTGCAATGAAAGTCAAACTTGAAATATTCGAAGGTCCTTTAGACCTCCTGCTTCATCTCATAAAAAAGAATGAGGTTGATATTTATGATATTCCTATTGCAGCGATTACAGAGCAGTATCTTGAATACATTGAAGTTATAAAAGAACTGAACCTTGATATTGCAGGCGAGTTTCTCTTGATGGCAGCAACGCTTATCCATATCAAAAGCAAGATGCTTCTGCCTGTATCAGAAGAAATAACAGAGGAAGAGGAGGGCGAAGACCCAAGGCTTGAACTCGTCCGAAGACTCCTTGAATACCAGAGATACAAAGAGGTGGCGCATGAACTTGATAAAAGGGAAATACTCGGTAGGGATGTTTGGACAAAGTCTCATTTTCTGATGGACGGCATAGAAGGTGATGAAGGGCTTGTAGAGGTATCTATATTTGAACTGCTTGAGGCATTAAAGACTGTTATTGAAAAGGCGCCAAAGACAATTGGTTTTGATGTATCAGTAGAAAAGATTACAATCGCTGACAGGATAAATTTTATAATGGAACTTTTGGGCAAAGAAAAGAGCGTGACATTTTTTTCGCTTTTCCCATCTGGCAGCGCCCGCGCCGATATTGTTATAACATTCCTTGCAATGCTTGAACTTACAAAGATGCATTTGATAAGGATTTTTCAGTCTGTTGAAGATGGGGTGATAAGGCTGTATGTGCCGGAAAGCATGGATGGAGTTTAATTCTGGAGGCAGATAAAAAAATGAACAGCAGAGCGTTTGAAATCTTTGAAGACAATGTTTTTATAGAAAGAATCAAAAATAAACTTCCTCATCTATTCAGCATTGCTGAATTAGAGAGTTCAAGGGCTGGAAAGATAGGAATGGAGGTTGGGTCAACTAGAGAAAAGATTTTAATAGCCATGCTTATATACAAATTCGGCGAAAGAAATGTAGAAACTCAAATTCCTATTACCGAGTCAGAAGTAGATGTCCGATTATTTGGCAATCCCCTCTCAATAAAGACAATAACAGGAAATGGCGGAGTAAAGGTTATCTGGACAGTGGACGCGCCAAAGGCTTTGGAATTCTTTGAGACTTACACTCCTTCATGTGAGATATTGCTTGCACATATTAAATGGGATTTGAAAGAAGAAGATATTAAAAAAAGTGTTAACACAGGAGGTCTTTTCTTGATACCCGTGGATGTTCAAAAAAGAATTTTAAACCAGATTGGAAAAGAGAAGTATTTAAAACTGCCGAAAGTAGGAACAAACCCTCGTGGTGTTGAAATTAGTAAAGATGGGCTTATTATGCTTTTACAAGATAAAGAGACAAGATGCATAGAAATCGTTTGGAAACATTCTAAAATGGAGTATAATCCCTACAAAAGATGGGTGGATTATTGGAAGGAATAAAATATGAAGCCTAATAATAGAAAGAACGGCACTAAAACAAGCGCCTTTGGCTCTCCGGGTAGAATTGGTCACGACTCTACAAAGTTTTATAGCAGCAGATTATATGAAGGGCAAAAGATACCCGCGAATGTAACATGTATTGAAAACCCTATCAATCCTGCAATTCTAGATAAAATATATTGTAAAAACAGCGCGGTAATGGAAAATATCCCTGACTGCAGCATTCACCTTATGGTTACATCACCGCCCTACAATGTGACAAAAGAGTATGATGAGAATTTATCATTGGACGAATACAGGAATTTACTCAAACGGGTTTTTAAAGAAACCTATCGGGTTCTTGCTACAGGTGGCAGGGCATGTGTGAACATAGCAAATCTTGGGCGGAAACCCTATATTCCGCTTCATAGTTACATAATTCAAGATATGCTGGAGATTGGTTTTCTTATGCGTGGTGAAATAATCTGGAATAAGGCGGCAAGTTCTAGTCCATCTACTGCATGGGGAAGTTGGCTGTCTGCTGGCAATCCAGTATTGAGAGATATTCATGAATATATTTTGATTTTCTCAAAAGGGTCTTTTTCAAGGAAACGGGGCAATAAAAAAGATACTATTACTAAAGAGAACTTTCTTGAATGGACAAAAAGTGTATGGACATTTCCAGCGGTTTCAGCCCGTAGTATAGGGCATCCTGCGCCATTTCCAGAAGAGTTGCCTCACAGATTGATTCAATTATATACATTCAAAGAAGATGTTGTTTTAGACCCTTTTTGTGGGAGTGGAACAACTTGTCTTGCTGCATTGAAGGCAGGGAGGCATTATATAGGTTGTGATATTAAAGATGAGTATGTAAAATTAGCAGAGCAAAGGATAAAGGAATACACACAACAAATTACAATCCCTTTTATTGAAGTTAAGACTAGTAACTTGAGATGATGCAGCATAAAAGATTACAAAACAGATGGATAATAATAGTAATTTTTCAGTTAAGGAGTAACCCCTGATGGACAAAGATTCTTTAAAACCAATTTTAGAGGCAGTAATATTCGCATCTGAGCCGCCGATTAGTCTTGACAGGCTCATGAATGTCCTTGAAGGCGAGAGGCGGGATGAGGTAAAGACGGCATTGAAAGAGATGCTTGAGGAATTTAAAGATTCCCAGAGGGGCATATTTCTTGAAGAGGTCGCAGGCGGGTATCAATTCAGGACAAGACCTGAATTTGCATCATGGCTCAAGAAACTTTTCAAAATCGGTCCTCAAAAATTAAGCAAACCGTCAATGGAAACACTTGCAATGATTGCATACAAACAGCCGATAACAAGGATGGAGATTGAGGAACTGCGGGGCGTTGATTCAGGCGGCGTGTTAAAAACGCTCATGGACAGAAATCTCATAAAGGTCATCGGCAGAAAAGAAGTGCCGGGCAGGCCTGCTGTTTACGGAACCACAAAGGAATTCTTAGAGGTCTTTGATTTAAAGGACTTGTCCAGTCTGCCGACATTAAAAGAGATTGCAATGCCAGAGGAGGAAGAAATTGCAGGAGAGATTACAGAAGATAATAGCGCAAGCAGGGATAGCGTCCAGACGGGCAGCGGAGCAGATGATTCTGGAGGGGAGGGTCTTGGTCA of the Deltaproteobacteria bacterium genome contains:
- a CDS encoding RluA family pseudouridine synthase: MTLFYKPTLKDLNERLDIYLSKKIPDISRSQIKKLIDSGNVLLNNLPAKSGSKLKDTDVISVCIPEIRPLDVVPENIPLDILYEDKSIIVVNKPAGMVVHAGSGNTEKTLVNALLYHCKDLSGINGILRPGIVHRLDKDTSGTMVAAKNDNAHKSIARQFKEHTVVKRYIAIVWGIVKDNEGRVDLPIGRHITVRQRMSVKTKKGRRAVTYYKVLRRFNNFTLLEIRIETGRTHQIRVHLSSTHHPVVGDYVYGKKSIPASLHPEVCSAVQGLKRQALHSSVLGFIHPDTCRYIEFASPLPDDMDTVIKTLGKADTK
- a CDS encoding phosphoribosylformylglycinamidine cyclo-ligase, which encodes MPMGKLTYKSAGVDIKEGEKLVNLIKPMAGTTIRKEVLGGIGGFGAFFAIDTKRYREPVIVSSTDGVGTKLKLAFMMDRHDTIGIDLVAMGVNDIIVSGAEPLFFLDYFATGRLHAKKASLVIKGIVKGCKEAECSLVGGETAEMPDFYNKGEYDLAGFSVGVVEREAIIDGSLIKSGDKVIGLGSSGLHSNGFSLARRVLFEKLGLDVKDSVTGLKRTIGEELLTPTKIYVQTIKALLKDFRIKGIAHITGGGMIENIPRILPKNIKVVIAKDMWEMPFIFRFIQDTGKIDLSEMFRTFNCGIGMVLIVADEISGRVMQKLKQIRQTAYLIGEVERKTKGEKTVLIT
- a CDS encoding site-2 protease family protein — protein: MEAIVQKIAILAFPILLAVTLHELAHGWVADKLGDPTARLLGRLTLNPIKHLDPVGTLAFIITGMIGWAKPVPVNPLNLKDHRKGMMWVALAGPVTNLFIAAVSAIILRLTLNTGLLLNPSFTFITAPLLMMLHASVIINIGLAVFNFLPIPPLDGGRVMAGLLPYNMAETYSRIEPYGFVILIILIFTNFVHIVISPIILAIARLFLGGNF
- a CDS encoding phosphoribosylglycinamide formyltransferase — its product is MINLGVLVSGSGTNLQAIIDAIEAKKLKCSIGVVISNSHGAYAVHRAKRHNIPVEIIPNNIANTREDYDTIIIDTLKRYSVDLVVMAGFMRLLTPKFVRAFPMRIMNIHPALLPAFPGLNVQRKAVEYGVKFSGATVHFVDEGVDTGPIIIQSAVPVYDDDTAETLRQRILKEEHKIYPYAIQLFVEGRLEVKGRRVIVKEHPKIKGSMQNPCYADD
- a CDS encoding segregation/condensation protein A, with translation MKVKLEIFEGPLDLLLHLIKKNEVDIYDIPIAAITEQYLEYIEVIKELNLDIAGEFLLMAATLIHIKSKMLLPVSEEITEEEEGEDPRLELVRRLLEYQRYKEVAHELDKREILGRDVWTKSHFLMDGIEGDEGLVEVSIFELLEALKTVIEKAPKTIGFDVSVEKITIADRINFIMELLGKEKSVTFFSLFPSGSARADIVITFLAMLELTKMHLIRIFQSVEDGVIRLYVPESMDGV
- the trpS gene encoding tryptophan--tRNA ligase, encoding MARRILSGMRPSGKLHLGHYHGVLKNWLKLQNLSPNATIGDESECLFFVADWHALTTEYNDPKNIQENINEMVIDWLSVGILGTDLKSVPNSAIFLQSAVKEHAELHLLLSMITPTSWLERNPTYKEQVEEVKDKDLHTYGFLGYPVLQTADIIIYKANAVPVGIDQAPHLELSREITRRFNFLYGETFPEPQTLLTETPKLLGTDGRKMSKSYNNAIFLSDPPDAIEKKILPMFTDPARKRRTDVGNPEICPVFFLHKIYSSADVIQRVDEGCRTAGIGCIECKKFVIPKIIEELKPIQEKRAEIVKNPDIVNDVLNKGNEKAKKIAKETMEEVRKVLHLQ
- a CDS encoding FIST C-terminal domain-containing protein, with translation MNTIGVGYSTEHDALKAGRVSTENAIHELGGKPSLFVVFAASGYDLSSLIQGIKSVSKKTPVIGSSMGGCLHSKGYYAGDGVCVGAIKAKDVYTFYREGISKGGSPGKDIGDDLWTKVKDRKGNPLLFLLFDGNSPGITNTLRDIYRTIDTTCNYFGGGAGSNVDNIDAYQFTDTTIMQDACVGALCFFEKKYSTGVAHGFKPMSSPMLVTKTKGNLITELDWQSPLKVYKEIIGEDKPCSILGLNYPLGIMRMRGDRLIRDPIKEDGDYIQLFCGIEENTVVQIMKGSKKDILDAERSAIKKALSEIKGKAGGGIIFSCISRYALLKDKYGEEMKIIKELIGDVPFFGCMSFGEVGILDLGMPMFHNKTFSCLLFEK
- a CDS encoding ThaI family type II restriction endonuclease, with product MNSRAFEIFEDNVFIERIKNKLPHLFSIAELESSRAGKIGMEVGSTREKILIAMLIYKFGERNVETQIPITESEVDVRLFGNPLSIKTITGNGGVKVIWTVDAPKALEFFETYTPSCEILLAHIKWDLKEEDIKKSVNTGGLFLIPVDVQKRILNQIGKEKYLKLPKVGTNPRGVEISKDGLIMLLQDKETRCIEIVWKHSKMEYNPYKRWVDYWKE
- a CDS encoding GntR family transcriptional regulator, with the protein product MLLERYPTLRERIVDSIKEAVIKGSLKPGERVPEPELAERFGISRTPIREAFRQLEIEGFITVTPRKGAIVSPITDKDVRDFYGIKGVLEGYAAKTSCHKLTEKDLQKMEHLNELMMRCAEKNDAKTFSKIDNQFHDVFLKAGGNEKLWKLLHNLVQQFERFRMASISLPGRMKGSIKQHGDIINAFRRKDVDLVERLVKLNAEKGAELLVKEILKER
- a CDS encoding site-specific DNA-methyltransferase → MKPNNRKNGTKTSAFGSPGRIGHDSTKFYSSRLYEGQKIPANVTCIENPINPAILDKIYCKNSAVMENIPDCSIHLMVTSPPYNVTKEYDENLSLDEYRNLLKRVFKETYRVLATGGRACVNIANLGRKPYIPLHSYIIQDMLEIGFLMRGEIIWNKAASSSPSTAWGSWLSAGNPVLRDIHEYILIFSKGSFSRKRGNKKDTITKENFLEWTKSVWTFPAVSARSIGHPAPFPEELPHRLIQLYTFKEDVVLDPFCGSGTTCLAALKAGRHYIGCDIKDEYVKLAEQRIKEYTQQITIPFIEVKTSNLR